From one Rhopalosiphum padi isolate XX-2018 chromosome 2, ASM2088224v1, whole genome shotgun sequence genomic stretch:
- the LOC132923102 gene encoding MORN repeat-containing protein 4 homolog produces the protein MQPARVTKFGAYVYEDGSKYIGDWNDRGRKHGLGHVQLKDNTRYEGGFSNGLCSGLGVLQYPDGARYEGEFMEGWFHGHGMFWRADGMKYEGQFRGGRIWGLGLVTFKDGSHGLPRHEGFFKDCKFVQKKKCPGVVTDAQRAALMARIQTEQT, from the exons atgcagcCAG CCAGGGTTACTAAATTTGGAGCTTATGTGTACGAAGATGGCTCAAAATACATCGGAGACTGGAACGATCGAGGTCGAAAACATGGTTTGGGTCACGTCCAATTAAAAGACAATACACGTTATGAAGGAGGATTCAGCAATGGACTTTGCTCAGGTCTTGGAGTTCTCCAGTATCCGGATGGAGCTAG ATATGAAGGAGAATTTATGGAAGGATGGTTTCATGGTCACGGAATGTTTTGGAGGGCTGATGGCATGAAGTACGAAGGCCAATTTCGAGGTGGTCGTATTTGGGGATTAG gttTAGTGACTTTTAAGGACGGATCTCACGGACTTCCAAGACACGAAGGATTTTTCAAAGATTGCAAATTTgtacaaaagaaaaaatgtcCAGGAGTCGTTACAGATGCACAACGAGCAGCTTTGATGGCAAGAATACAAACTGAACAAACATAA